The following coding sequences are from one Hymenobacter sp. DG25A window:
- the carB gene encoding carbamoyl-phosphate synthase (glutamine-hydrolyzing) large subunit has protein sequence MNKPTKVLILGSGALKIGEAGEFDYSGSQALKALKEEGIRTILINPNIATVQTSEGLADDVYFLPVTPYFVEEVIKKEQPDGILVAFGGQTALNCAVALYRAGVFEQYNVRVLGTPVQSIIDTEDRDIFKEKLAQIGVLSARSVAVTTLEDALAAGAQIGFPIIVRAAFALGGLGSGFANNLDELRALAQKAFTTSDQILVEESLKGWKEVEYEVVRDAYDNCITVCNMENFDPIGIHTGESIVVAPSQTLSNREYHKLRRIGIQTIRHLGIVGECNIQYALDPKSEDYRVIEVNARLSRSSALASKATGYPLAFVAAKLSLGYSLAELKNSVTQTTSAFFEPALDYVVVKLPRWDLGKFAGVNRQIGSAMKSVGEVMAIGKSFEEAIQKGLRMLDTGKRGFVANRPEDELDNAAIDQLLSEPNEERIFAINHAFEAGYTLDQVHALTKIDHWFLQRLSTIFELGQKLAEGRTNGGLDGLDTALLRDVKKAGFSDQQIAVKLLGEGDVKADELRVRARRKALGVLPVIKQIDTLAAEFPAQTNYLYTTYHGTEHDLAPETDQSVLVLGSGVYRIGSSVEFDWCGVQAVQTAAAEGYKTILINYNPETVSTDYDVSDRLYFEELSFERVMDILDFEQPNGVILSTGGQIPNNLATRLADAQAPILGTSAAMIDQAENRHKFSSILDELGIAQPRWQELTSLQAMLAFVGEVGYPVLIRPSYVLSGAAMNVVSNAFELEEFLKAAKQVSAEYPVVVSEFIQEAKEIELDAVADKGEIVSYAISEHVEFAGVHSGDATMYYPPQRVYVGTVRKLKIIAEKIAKRFEISGPFNIQFLEKNREIRVIECNIRASRSFPFVSKVSGHNLIQKATQVLLGKKVTRDASELVYDLPFVGVKAPQFSFTRLPGADPVLRVDMTSTGEVGCLGDTAEEALLKAMLSVGYKIPQKSVLMSSGPLLSKLVLLDSARLLVQQGFVLYATGGTHRFLAEHQVPSTLVFWPDERQEPNVLTCLKEKKIELVLNIPKNLSKGELDNDYTIRRTAVDFGIPLLTNARLAKAFIQAFCTLDMQDLKIKSWKEYKAM, from the coding sequence ATGAACAAACCCACCAAAGTGCTTATCCTCGGTTCCGGCGCGCTGAAAATCGGCGAGGCCGGCGAGTTCGACTACTCCGGCTCGCAGGCCCTCAAGGCGCTCAAAGAGGAAGGCATCCGCACCATCCTGATCAACCCCAACATTGCCACCGTGCAGACCTCGGAGGGCCTGGCCGACGACGTGTACTTTCTGCCCGTGACGCCCTACTTCGTGGAGGAAGTCATCAAAAAGGAGCAGCCCGACGGCATTCTGGTGGCCTTTGGCGGGCAGACGGCGCTGAACTGCGCCGTGGCCCTGTACCGGGCCGGCGTGTTCGAGCAGTACAACGTGCGCGTGCTGGGCACGCCCGTGCAGAGCATCATCGACACGGAGGACCGGGACATCTTCAAGGAAAAGCTCGCGCAGATTGGCGTGCTCTCGGCCCGCAGCGTGGCCGTCACGACGCTGGAGGACGCGCTGGCCGCCGGTGCGCAGATCGGTTTCCCCATTATCGTGCGGGCCGCCTTTGCCCTGGGCGGGCTGGGCAGCGGCTTTGCCAATAACTTGGATGAGCTGCGGGCCCTGGCCCAGAAAGCCTTCACCACCTCGGACCAGATTCTGGTGGAGGAGTCGCTGAAGGGCTGGAAGGAAGTGGAGTACGAAGTGGTGCGCGATGCCTATGATAACTGCATCACGGTCTGCAACATGGAGAACTTCGACCCTATCGGCATTCACACCGGGGAGAGCATCGTGGTGGCCCCCTCGCAGACGCTCTCCAACCGGGAGTACCACAAGCTGCGCCGCATTGGCATTCAGACCATCCGCCACCTGGGCATCGTGGGCGAGTGCAACATCCAGTACGCGCTGGACCCGAAATCCGAGGACTACCGCGTCATTGAGGTGAATGCGCGCCTCTCGCGCTCCTCGGCCCTGGCCTCCAAAGCCACGGGCTACCCGCTGGCCTTCGTGGCGGCCAAGCTCAGCCTGGGCTACTCACTGGCCGAGCTCAAGAACAGCGTGACGCAGACCACCTCGGCCTTCTTTGAGCCGGCCCTGGACTACGTGGTGGTGAAGCTGCCGCGCTGGGATCTGGGCAAGTTCGCGGGCGTGAACCGGCAGATCGGCTCGGCCATGAAGAGCGTGGGCGAGGTGATGGCCATCGGCAAAAGCTTCGAGGAAGCCATCCAGAAAGGCCTGCGCATGCTCGACACGGGCAAGCGCGGCTTCGTAGCCAACCGCCCGGAGGACGAGCTGGATAATGCCGCCATCGACCAGCTGCTCAGCGAGCCCAACGAGGAGCGCATCTTCGCCATCAATCATGCTTTCGAGGCGGGCTACACCTTGGACCAGGTGCATGCGCTGACGAAGATTGACCACTGGTTTCTGCAGCGCCTGTCCACCATCTTTGAGCTGGGCCAAAAGCTGGCCGAAGGCCGTACCAACGGCGGCCTCGACGGGCTGGACACCGCGCTGCTGCGCGACGTCAAAAAAGCCGGCTTCTCGGATCAGCAAATAGCGGTCAAACTCTTAGGCGAAGGCGACGTGAAAGCCGATGAGCTGCGCGTGCGCGCCCGCCGCAAGGCCCTGGGTGTGCTGCCCGTCATCAAGCAGATTGACACGCTGGCGGCCGAGTTCCCGGCCCAGACCAACTACCTCTACACCACCTACCACGGCACGGAACACGACCTGGCGCCGGAAACCGACCAGTCCGTGCTGGTGCTGGGCTCGGGCGTGTACCGCATCGGCTCCTCCGTGGAGTTTGACTGGTGCGGGGTGCAGGCCGTGCAGACGGCGGCGGCCGAAGGCTACAAAACCATTCTCATCAACTACAACCCCGAAACCGTCTCCACCGACTACGACGTCTCCGACCGGCTCTACTTTGAGGAGCTGAGCTTTGAGCGGGTCATGGACATTCTGGACTTCGAGCAGCCCAATGGCGTGATTCTGAGTACGGGCGGGCAGATTCCCAACAACCTGGCCACCCGCCTGGCCGACGCGCAGGCCCCCATCCTGGGCACCAGCGCGGCCATGATTGACCAGGCCGAAAACCGCCACAAGTTCTCCTCCATCCTGGATGAGCTGGGCATTGCCCAGCCCCGCTGGCAGGAGCTGACCTCGCTGCAGGCCATGCTGGCCTTCGTGGGTGAGGTGGGCTACCCCGTGCTGATCCGGCCCAGCTACGTGCTCTCAGGCGCGGCCATGAATGTGGTGTCCAATGCCTTCGAGCTGGAAGAATTCCTCAAAGCTGCGAAGCAGGTCAGTGCCGAGTACCCGGTGGTGGTCTCCGAGTTCATCCAGGAGGCCAAGGAAATCGAGCTGGACGCGGTAGCTGATAAGGGCGAGATTGTCTCGTACGCCATTTCCGAGCACGTGGAGTTTGCCGGCGTGCACTCCGGCGACGCGACCATGTACTACCCGCCCCAGCGCGTGTACGTGGGCACGGTGCGCAAGCTCAAAATCATTGCCGAGAAGATTGCGAAACGGTTTGAAATCAGCGGGCCCTTCAACATCCAGTTCCTGGAGAAAAACCGCGAAATCCGCGTCATTGAGTGCAACATCCGCGCCTCGCGCTCCTTCCCCTTCGTGAGCAAGGTCTCGGGCCACAACCTGATTCAGAAGGCCACGCAGGTGCTGCTGGGCAAGAAGGTCACGCGCGACGCCAGCGAGCTGGTCTACGACCTGCCCTTCGTGGGGGTAAAGGCCCCGCAGTTCTCCTTCACCCGCCTGCCCGGCGCCGACCCGGTGCTGCGCGTGGACATGACCAGCACGGGCGAGGTGGGCTGCCTGGGCGACACGGCCGAGGAGGCCCTGCTCAAGGCCATGCTCAGCGTGGGCTATAAGATTCCGCAAAAGTCGGTGCTGATGTCCAGCGGCCCGCTGCTCTCCAAGCTGGTGCTGCTGGACTCGGCCCGCCTGCTGGTGCAGCAGGGCTTCGTGCTCTACGCCACGGGGGGCACGCACCGCTTCCTGGCCGAGCACCAGGTGCCCAGCACGCTGGTCTTCTGGCCCGACGAGCGGCAGGAACCCAACGTGCTGACCTGTCTGAAGGAGAAGAAGATTGAGCTGGTGCTCAACATCCCCAAGAACCTGAGCAAGGGCGAGCTGGACAACGACTACACCATCCGCCGCACGGCCGTGGACTTCGGCATTCCGCTGCTGACCAACGCGAGGCTGGCCAAGGCCTTCATTCAGGCCTTCTGCACCCTGGACATGCAGGACCTGAAGATCAAAAGCTGGAAGGAATATAAGGCCATGTAA
- the carA gene encoding glutamine-hydrolyzing carbamoyl-phosphate synthase small subunit — protein MTQTVKLILEDGTELEGQSFGAFTSAAGEVVFSTAMTGYPENLTDPSFAGQILVLTYPMVGNYGVPGEELYESISRIFESDKVHIAGLVVNYYSQEHSHWNAAKSLGDWLKEYNIPGIFGVDTRMLTKKLREKGAMLGKIVAEEDVPFHDPNLDNLVAQVSPTQVTRYGHGQHKIVLVDCGTKTNIIRCFLERDVELIRVPWDYDFTTLEYDGLFLSNGPGDPKMCTATIQHLQQALQQDKPIFGICLGSQLMGLAAGGDTFKLKYGHRSHNQPVRLTGTQHCYITSQNHGFAVDPATLPAEWRVLFENLNDGTCEGIRHVSKPFFSTQFHPEAAGGPQDTEFLFDDFLKAVAEYKAGK, from the coding sequence ATGACCCAAACAGTAAAACTCATTCTGGAAGACGGCACCGAACTCGAGGGCCAATCGTTCGGGGCCTTTACCTCGGCCGCGGGCGAGGTGGTGTTCAGCACGGCCATGACCGGCTACCCGGAAAACCTGACCGACCCCTCCTTTGCCGGCCAGATTCTGGTGCTCACCTACCCGATGGTCGGCAACTACGGCGTGCCCGGCGAGGAGCTCTACGAGTCGATTTCCCGGATCTTCGAGTCGGACAAGGTGCACATTGCCGGCCTGGTCGTCAACTACTACTCCCAGGAGCACAGCCACTGGAACGCGGCCAAGAGCCTGGGCGACTGGCTCAAAGAGTATAACATCCCCGGCATCTTCGGCGTCGATACCCGCATGCTCACCAAGAAGCTGCGGGAGAAAGGCGCGATGCTGGGCAAAATTGTAGCGGAGGAAGATGTGCCCTTCCACGACCCCAACCTCGATAACCTGGTGGCCCAGGTCAGCCCCACCCAGGTCACCCGCTACGGCCACGGCCAGCATAAAATCGTGCTGGTGGACTGCGGCACCAAGACCAACATCATCCGCTGCTTTCTCGAGCGCGACGTGGAGCTCATCCGCGTGCCCTGGGACTACGACTTCACCACCCTGGAATACGACGGCCTGTTCCTCAGCAACGGCCCGGGCGACCCGAAGATGTGCACCGCTACCATCCAGCATCTGCAGCAAGCCCTGCAGCAGGACAAGCCCATCTTCGGCATCTGCCTGGGCTCCCAGCTCATGGGCCTGGCCGCGGGCGGGGACACGTTCAAGCTCAAGTACGGCCACCGCAGCCATAACCAGCCCGTCAGGCTCACCGGCACGCAGCACTGCTACATCACCAGCCAGAACCACGGCTTCGCCGTCGACCCGGCCACGCTGCCGGCCGAGTGGCGCGTGCTGTTCGAGAACCTGAACGACGGCACCTGCGAAGGCATCCGGCACGTGTCGAAACCGTTTTTTTCGACGCAGTTTCACCCTGAAGCCGCCGGCGGCCCCCAGGACACGGAGTTTCTGTTCGATGACTTCCTGAAGGCAGTGGCCGAGTATAAAGCCGGTAAATAG
- a CDS encoding 5-(carboxyamino)imidazole ribonucleotide synthase yields the protein MKEGIHIAAMTPVFPGSEDAAGQPATLGVMGGGQLGRMFVHAAQRLGYFTAVLDPDAQSPAGRVSHYHIQTDYNDPAGLSQLAQLCQAITTEFENVPAQSLQTLALTRPVAPGAAVVGIAQNRIEEKAHFAACADLSGVGCAPYAVIETPAQLQAIQADRADLLPGILKTARMGYDGKGQVRVRTAGELTAAWAELGSVACVLEKMLPLTAECSVLVARGWDGQVVSFAPQRNVHVDGILAVTHAYEGNMPSALAIRAREAAVSIAHHLSYVGVLCVEFFVVDDGSAHGGLVVNEMAPRPHNSGHYTLDACDASQFDLQVHAMAGLPLPPPRQHSPAIMLNLLGEVWFDARGQRQEPDWTAVLSLPGTHLHLYGKLEARAGRKMGHLTITGPDVASVKTVARHAASLLGLPGLDAI from the coding sequence ATGAAGGAAGGTATTCACATTGCAGCCATGACCCCGGTTTTCCCGGGCAGTGAAGACGCCGCGGGCCAGCCAGCCACCCTGGGGGTGATGGGGGGCGGCCAGCTGGGCCGCATGTTTGTGCATGCCGCTCAGCGCCTGGGTTACTTCACCGCCGTGCTGGATCCGGACGCGCAAAGCCCGGCCGGGCGGGTGAGTCACTACCACATCCAGACTGACTACAACGACCCGGCGGGGCTGTCGCAGCTGGCCCAGCTGTGCCAGGCCATCACCACCGAGTTTGAAAATGTGCCGGCCCAGTCCCTGCAAACGCTGGCGCTGACCCGGCCCGTGGCGCCGGGCGCGGCCGTGGTGGGGATTGCCCAAAACCGCATCGAGGAAAAAGCCCACTTCGCGGCCTGCGCTGACCTCTCGGGGGTGGGTTGCGCGCCCTATGCGGTGATTGAAACGCCCGCCCAGCTGCAGGCCATTCAGGCCGACCGGGCGGATTTGCTGCCCGGCATCCTGAAAACCGCGCGTATGGGCTACGACGGCAAGGGCCAGGTCCGCGTCAGGACCGCCGGTGAGCTGACAGCCGCCTGGGCGGAGTTAGGCAGCGTCGCCTGCGTGCTGGAAAAGATGCTGCCGCTAACCGCCGAGTGTTCGGTGCTAGTGGCGCGCGGTTGGGACGGGCAGGTCGTCAGCTTCGCCCCCCAGCGCAACGTGCACGTCGATGGAATTTTGGCCGTGACCCATGCATACGAAGGGAATATGCCGTCCGCCCTGGCAATCAGGGCCCGCGAGGCGGCCGTTTCCATCGCGCATCATCTCAGCTATGTCGGGGTACTATGCGTCGAGTTTTTTGTGGTGGACGACGGCAGTGCACACGGCGGACTGGTAGTCAATGAAATGGCCCCGCGCCCGCACAACAGCGGCCACTACACCCTGGACGCCTGTGACGCGTCGCAGTTTGACCTGCAGGTGCATGCCATGGCGGGCTTGCCCTTGCCGCCGCCGCGCCAGCATTCCCCGGCCATCATGCTCAACCTGCTGGGCGAGGTGTGGTTTGACGCCCGCGGGCAACGGCAGGAGCCGGACTGGACCGCCGTACTGAGCCTGCCCGGCACGCACCTGCACCTGTACGGCAAGCTGGAGGCGCGCGCAGGCCGCAAGATGGGCCACCTGACCATCACCGGCCCGGATGTGGCCAGTGTCAAAACCGTGGCGCGGCACGCCGCGAGTCTGCTCGGCTTGCCGGGGCTAGACGCCATCTAG
- the purE gene encoding 5-(carboxyamino)imidazole ribonucleotide mutase has product MSTLTTSDTPTSPGKPLVGVVMGSSSDWTTMQHTVQMLAHFGVAHEARVVSAHRMPDDLFAYAEQAGPRGLQVIIAGAGGAAHLPGMLAAKTTLPVLGVPVASRHLQGVDSLHSIVQMPKGVPVATFAIGDAGAANAALFAVSLLALHDPGLATRLQAFRAEQTEAARAMTLPV; this is encoded by the coding sequence ATGAGTACCCTTACCACCTCCGACACCCCCACCTCCCCGGGCAAGCCACTGGTTGGCGTTGTGATGGGCTCCAGCAGCGACTGGACCACCATGCAGCATACCGTGCAGATGCTCGCGCACTTTGGCGTGGCGCACGAAGCGCGTGTAGTGTCGGCCCACCGCATGCCCGACGACTTGTTTGCCTACGCTGAACAAGCCGGCCCGCGCGGCTTGCAAGTCATTATCGCCGGTGCCGGGGGCGCCGCCCACCTGCCAGGCATGCTGGCAGCCAAAACCACGCTGCCCGTGCTGGGGGTACCAGTGGCCAGTCGCCATTTGCAGGGGGTAGACTCCCTGCACAGCATCGTGCAAATGCCCAAAGGGGTGCCCGTCGCCACGTTTGCTATTGGCGACGCCGGAGCGGCCAATGCCGCGCTGTTCGCCGTCAGCCTGCTGGCCTTGCACGATCCGGGCCTGGCGACCAGGCTGCAGGCGTTTCGCGCCGAACAAACCGAAGCTGCTCGCGCCATGACGCTGCCCGTATGA
- a CDS encoding dihydroorotase, translated as MLLLQNVRIASENSPVLVESDVLIVEGIIQQIGKSLAIPEGGRVIDARGRVLMPAMFDAHVHFRAPGFENKETITTGSEAAINGGITGVVMMPNTRPALDSATAVATVLENAKDRSRIPVYTSGCVTKNREGKELAEIEGMRGLGVKMLTDDGDTTADPAVLLRAMQYATEFGMFFASHCEVPELAGPRALNEGVMSYRLGIKGSPACAEEIIIDRDIRLARAAGAHVHIQHVSSKLGMETIRWWKSRGDVKVTAEVMPHHLLFTDEHIGDYDTNYKMNPPLRTQVDCDALLEGLKEGVFDIIATDHAPHTPFEKAQDFISAPNGITGLDTALVSLYHFFVEPGKFGWDLVVKRYSAEPRRLMGLPVAAIEVGQQVNCVLFDTEAETTFTKEFMKSKSQNTPFIDQTLKGRVDLVILGTEILLER; from the coding sequence ATGCTCCTCCTCCAAAACGTCCGCATCGCCTCCGAAAATTCACCCGTGCTTGTCGAGAGTGATGTTCTGATTGTCGAAGGAATAATCCAGCAAATCGGCAAAAGCCTAGCCATTCCCGAGGGGGGCCGCGTCATCGACGCGCGCGGCCGGGTTCTGATGCCGGCCATGTTTGATGCTCACGTCCATTTCCGTGCCCCGGGATTTGAGAACAAGGAAACCATCACCACAGGGAGCGAAGCGGCTATCAATGGCGGCATTACCGGCGTGGTCATGATGCCCAACACCCGCCCCGCTCTCGACTCTGCTACCGCGGTGGCCACCGTGCTGGAAAATGCAAAGGACCGATCCCGCATTCCGGTGTACACCTCCGGCTGCGTCACCAAGAACCGCGAGGGCAAGGAGCTGGCGGAAATCGAGGGCATGCGCGGACTCGGGGTGAAAATGCTCACTGACGACGGAGATACCACCGCCGACCCGGCGGTGCTGCTGCGGGCCATGCAGTACGCCACCGAGTTTGGGATGTTTTTCGCCAGCCACTGCGAGGTACCGGAGTTGGCCGGGCCGCGCGCCCTGAACGAAGGGGTGATGAGCTATCGGCTCGGCATCAAGGGCTCGCCGGCTTGCGCGGAGGAAATCATCATCGACCGCGACATCCGCCTGGCCCGGGCGGCGGGCGCGCACGTGCACATCCAGCACGTTTCGAGCAAGCTTGGCATGGAAACCATCCGCTGGTGGAAATCGCGCGGCGATGTAAAGGTGACGGCGGAAGTGATGCCGCACCACCTGCTGTTCACCGACGAGCACATCGGGGACTACGACACGAACTACAAGATGAACCCGCCGCTGCGGACGCAGGTCGATTGTGATGCGCTGCTGGAAGGGCTCAAGGAAGGCGTCTTCGACATCATTGCCACGGACCACGCGCCGCACACGCCGTTCGAAAAAGCCCAGGATTTCATCAGCGCGCCCAATGGCATCACCGGCCTGGATACGGCCCTGGTGTCGCTCTATCACTTCTTCGTCGAGCCTGGAAAATTCGGGTGGGACCTGGTGGTGAAGCGCTATTCGGCGGAGCCCCGTCGCCTGATGGGCCTGCCGGTAGCTGCCATCGAAGTCGGCCAGCAAGTCAACTGTGTCTTATTCGATACCGAAGCGGAAACAACCTTCACGAAGGAATTCATGAAATCCAAATCCCAGAATACGCCCTTCATTGACCAGACGCTGAAAGGCCGGGTAGACCTGGTGATTTTAGGTACGGAAATCCTGCTGGAGCGTTAA
- a CDS encoding aspartate carbamoyltransferase catalytic subunit, giving the protein MARKDLLDIASLHREEIEFLLDQSTSFKKLFTRSVKKIPALEGKSVLMLFYEASTRTHSSFEVAAKRLSAEVTNFDVAHSSITKGESVRETIETLQAMRTDYIVVRHGHPGLPAMIARQTTASVINAGDGAHEHPTQALLDAFTIKEKFPDPRGKKVLIIGDILHSRVARSTSTLLQKLGVEVAYLGPGSLVPKYVPESIRRFTDYEAAMAWAPDVVYLLRVQLERQDVQFFPSVREYHRVYGITTARLAEIRDRGLYIMHPGPVNRGVELCDAVMDYERSLITNQVENGISIRMAVLDWLTPGGDFPRQESYAARQRAGSTVIMP; this is encoded by the coding sequence ATGGCACGTAAAGACCTGCTCGACATTGCATCCCTTCACCGCGAGGAAATCGAGTTCTTGCTCGACCAATCCACGTCCTTTAAAAAATTGTTCACCCGCTCGGTGAAGAAAATCCCCGCCCTCGAGGGCAAGTCTGTGCTCATGCTGTTCTACGAGGCCAGCACCCGGACGCACTCCTCCTTCGAGGTCGCCGCCAAACGCCTCTCGGCGGAGGTGACGAACTTCGACGTCGCCCACTCCTCCATCACCAAGGGCGAGTCGGTGCGCGAGACGATTGAGACGCTGCAGGCCATGCGCACCGACTACATCGTCGTCCGCCATGGTCACCCCGGCCTGCCCGCCATGATAGCCCGCCAAACCACGGCATCGGTCATCAATGCCGGCGACGGGGCGCACGAGCACCCCACCCAGGCTCTGCTGGACGCCTTCACCATCAAGGAAAAATTTCCCGACCCCCGGGGCAAAAAAGTCCTTATCATCGGGGATATTCTCCACTCCCGTGTCGCGCGCTCCACCAGCACCCTGCTGCAAAAGCTGGGCGTTGAGGTAGCTTACCTGGGGCCGGGCTCATTGGTGCCCAAGTATGTTCCGGAAAGCATCCGCCGCTTCACCGACTATGAGGCGGCCATGGCCTGGGCGCCCGATGTGGTGTACCTGCTCCGCGTGCAACTGGAGCGTCAGGACGTGCAGTTTTTCCCCAGCGTCCGCGAATACCACCGGGTATACGGCATCACCACCGCCCGGCTGGCGGAAATCCGCGACCGGGGCCTCTACATCATGCACCCGGGCCCCGTGAACCGGGGGGTTGAGCTGTGCGACGCCGTCATGGACTACGAGCGCAGCCTCATCACCAACCAGGTCGAAAATGGCATCTCCATCCGCATGGCCGTGCTCGACTGGCTCACGCCGGGCGGGGACTTCCCGCGGCAGGAATCGTATGCCGCGCGGCAGCGAGCTGGTTCAACGGTGATTATGCCTTAA
- a CDS encoding winged helix-turn-helix domain-containing protein — protein sequence MKHVIHTLNKAFDNRVRLGVMAVLLANDAVSFNELKEALDLTDGNLASHVGALEKAGYVEVSKQFVGKKPNTTYTVSKAGKTAFQEHLNALEKLLRGQS from the coding sequence GTGAAACACGTCATTCATACGCTGAACAAGGCTTTCGACAATCGAGTACGGTTGGGCGTGATGGCTGTGCTCCTGGCAAACGATGCCGTGAGCTTCAATGAGCTGAAAGAGGCGCTGGACCTCACCGACGGCAACCTGGCCAGCCACGTAGGGGCCCTGGAAAAAGCCGGCTATGTGGAGGTGTCCAAGCAGTTTGTGGGGAAGAAGCCCAATACCACTTATACCGTATCAAAAGCAGGAAAAACGGCCTTTCAGGAGCATCTCAATGCGCTGGAAAAATTGTTGCGCGGTCAGTCGTGA
- a CDS encoding DUF4173 domain-containing protein: protein MFPLTLVQKLLLPVGAILFDVLFWQERAALSLLLYTVFVVGAVLAGTPRHAAVWRSGYFWVSLLGTLFSAVMVAVYGSGAARLACVASLAIWLGYMNQPHLKLVLFALLTGLYNLFPAVERMLQLLRVPANMESSLNRLWYYCRLLLLPLAALGIFHVLFAVANPRYSALTNQLWTALGEALNVLFEQLSVPHLLFFLLGLVLTAGCLFIIPVHYLADRESRLGEFVLRQRNRVASFAVRQPDFGTRTFRPLDLRKEYLMALGLLALVNLLLLVVNAIDINWIWFGFHPAPGFDLTQFVHEGTYVLILSILVAMGILLWFFRRNLNFYQPGLRALRVGATIWVLQNAVLAISVALRNYYYIQHSGLAYKRIGVYGFLLLTLFGLATILLKIWQRRSAYALVRLNALAAYAVLLLLAGGNWEIWMVRFNLQPRFQRVDYGFLLDMPDRVLPELALRAHTLAGRHLTTEDEYGKWQPMAPETAGQLLTQRIQAFRALEARRHWPSCTWADWQAARFFEPQHPLTRQAQNHVAASRF from the coding sequence TTGTTTCCGCTGACCCTGGTGCAGAAGCTGTTGCTGCCCGTGGGGGCCATTCTGTTTGATGTACTGTTCTGGCAGGAGCGTGCCGCCCTGAGCCTATTGCTTTACACGGTGTTTGTAGTAGGGGCGGTGCTGGCGGGCACGCCCCGGCACGCGGCCGTGTGGCGCTCGGGGTATTTCTGGGTGTCGTTGCTAGGCACATTGTTTAGTGCGGTGATGGTGGCGGTGTATGGCTCAGGGGCCGCCCGACTGGCGTGCGTGGCCTCGTTAGCCATCTGGCTGGGGTACATGAACCAGCCGCACCTGAAGCTGGTGCTGTTTGCTTTATTGACTGGCTTATACAACCTGTTTCCCGCGGTGGAGCGCATGCTGCAGCTCCTGCGAGTGCCCGCTAATATGGAGAGTAGCCTGAACAGGCTGTGGTACTACTGCCGTCTGCTGCTGTTGCCTCTCGCGGCCCTGGGCATCTTCCACGTGCTGTTTGCGGTGGCCAACCCTCGCTACAGCGCGCTGACCAATCAGCTGTGGACGGCGTTGGGTGAGGCCTTGAACGTGTTGTTTGAGCAGCTTTCGGTGCCGCACCTGCTGTTCTTCCTGTTGGGACTCGTCCTCACGGCCGGCTGCCTGTTTATTATTCCGGTGCATTATCTGGCCGATCGGGAGTCGCGCCTGGGGGAGTTTGTGCTGCGGCAGCGCAACCGCGTGGCCTCTTTTGCCGTGCGGCAGCCTGATTTTGGGACCCGCACATTTCGCCCGCTTGATTTGCGCAAGGAATACCTGATGGCCCTGGGGCTGCTGGCGCTGGTGAATCTGCTGCTGCTGGTTGTTAATGCCATTGACATCAACTGGATATGGTTTGGCTTTCACCCTGCGCCGGGGTTCGACCTGACACAGTTTGTGCACGAAGGGACCTATGTGCTGATTCTTAGCATTCTGGTAGCCATGGGTATTCTGCTGTGGTTTTTCCGCCGCAACCTCAATTTCTACCAGCCCGGCCTGCGGGCGCTGCGGGTGGGGGCCACTATCTGGGTGCTGCAAAATGCCGTGCTGGCCATCTCGGTGGCGCTGCGCAACTACTACTATATCCAGCACAGTGGGCTGGCCTACAAGCGCATTGGTGTGTACGGGTTTCTGCTGCTGACTTTGTTTGGGCTGGCCACTATTCTGCTCAAAATCTGGCAGCGGCGCTCCGCTTACGCGCTGGTGCGGCTGAATGCGCTGGCCGCTTATGCGGTGCTGTTGCTGCTGGCGGGCGGCAACTGGGAAATCTGGATGGTGCGCTTCAATCTGCAGCCCCGGTTTCAGCGGGTGGACTATGGGTTTCTGCTTGATATGCCCGACCGGGTGCTGCCGGAATTGGCCCTACGTGCCCATACCCTGGCCGGGCGGCATCTTACGACGGAAGACGAATACGGCAAGTGGCAACCCATGGCGCCGGAAACAGCGGGGCAGCTGCTGACGCAACGAATCCAGGCGTTCCGGGCGCTGGAAGCCCGCCGCCACTGGCCCAGCTGTACCTGGGCCGATTGGCAGGCCGCCCGCTTTTTCGAACCACAGCATCCTTTAACCCGCCAGGCCCAGAACCATGTTGCTGCAAGTCGCTTTTAG